From a region of the Dictyostelium discoideum AX4 chromosome 2 chromosome, whole genome shotgun sequence genome:
- the tgrA5 gene encoding immunoglobulin E-set domain-containing protein has translation MKNLIFFNILISIFIIGINCQLDPIIIKGSNFTKDSITYIFDKNSNYFSKWEFTDVDLPFSCTNNTVIRTCVGSVNETIVKKFKGQILNCITSTNGASECNSFLWKDYYPQPIIDGEFKPPTKGGYVNIQGYYLVFGITKFTILPSTKVPIIGDLESSTIDITNLTLDYKGGCGPRTFTWPNNFNYTFNHQKPNISSVSSSDTKIIANGSNFCNIIDYVTIFIEGIKIDKSNITLIDHEIFEIAYIQPYSKSVSLHIISGGLGSNHVSFDYKPILNSANSVSKKYGGLITITGSRLSPPPSLLANSTILVKIGTYDCKNVTFINQQLICRIDPIINNGDSVNLPIKLTINSISNENKLLFSFDQPIITNIIIIQGEVKLSGNFFGTNETTQIFIDDVQQTNLKILVNENQTSILFKPNQITKSKINVVVNGLKSNIAEITSPFYSIQNPASPSVNGQIVNFTLYNINPLNYNSTPIITLQSDNSKITGIDLKNSTDFSKHTYSFTIPKGCGRNGFLISIGNDTIHSEFNYNLPIVNNCSIGNNQMIECVGQYQDFIDLYKSGKIKIIFSNSIIVDNVANISIKFTNSLISFPLKPEYGSSEFKLEVCNEFTVPLKVDISPSVDYFQTNPIFNSTGGSILIIGKNFVKETIENSHLHCVTNNLDYNCTFINFSTISCQMNINGPNDQYLEVVFNNKHENISIKFYPPLVLNTTISKSTGLVIITGNEFYKQIDYISIGYYNCSNISFINSSCITCLVEQQTNLIIDKLLFVNVIINGKSGGKELTIYNHDLLFSNNNNNNYNNNSIGGENNNSKISKNVQKGFIEKNGWVIAIIVIGVILVVGLVLNIKFKLYSKTSRILLKNRIKKNFKKNKPTKKSKNGNSINQSNDNILHSSIDSMSSPPLPPPQSRLQPSISPINSIDDFDSKSIYADQLV, from the exons atgaagaatctaatattttttaatatattaatttcaatttttataattgggATAAATTGCCAGTTAGAtccaataattattaaag gaTCAAATTTTACAAAAGATTCAATAACTTatatatttgataaaaatagtaattatttttcaaaatggGAATTTACAGATGTAGATTTACCATTTTCTTGTACAAATAATACAGTTATTAGAACTTGTGTTGGTTCTGTTAATGAAACAATAGTTAAGAAATTTAAAggtcaaattttaaattgtattACAAGTACAAACGGAGCATCTGAATGTAATTCATTTTTGTGGAAAGATTATTATCCACAACCAATAATAGATGGTGAATTTAAACCACCTACTAAAGGTGGTTATGTTAATATTCAAGGatattatttagtttttggTATTACAAAATTTACTATCCTTCCTTCAACAAAGGTGCCAATTATTGGTGATCTTGAATCTTCAACAATTGATATTACAAACTTAACTCTTGATTATAAAGGAGGTTGTGGTCCTAGAACATTCACTTGGCCAAATAATTTCAACTATACATTTAATCATCAAAAACCAAACATTTCAAGTGTTTCATCAAGTGATACTAAAATAATTGCAAATGGATCAAACTTTTGTAACATTATAGATTATGTAACAATTTTCATAGAGGGTAtcaaaattgataaatctaaTATAACTCTAATTGATCatgaaatttttgaaatagCATACATCCAACCATATAGTAAATCAGTATCATTGCATATAATATCTGGTGGCTTAGGATCCAATCATGTTTCATTTGATtataaaccaattttaaacAGTGCCAATAGTGTTTCAAAAAAGTATGGTGGtctaataacaataacaggTTCAAGACTATctccaccaccatcattGCTAGCCAATTCGACTATACTTGTTAAAATTGGTACATATGATTGTAAAAATGTAACAtttataaatcaacaattaatttgTAGAATTGAtcctattattaataatggtgattcAGTTAATTTACCTATCAAATTAAccattaattcaatttcaaatgaaaataaattactatTCTCATTTGATCAACCTATTATAACAAAcataataattatacaaGGTGAAGTGAAACTATCTGGTAATTTCTTTGGTACAAATGAAACTACTCAAATATTTATTGATGATGTTCAACAaactaatttaaaaattcttgttaatgaaaatcaaacttcaattttatttaaaccaaatcaaataacaaaatcaaaaataaatgtagTTGTAAATGGTTTAAAATCAAACATTGCTGAAATAACCTCTCCATTTTATTCGATACAAAATCCAGCATCTCCATCTGTAAATGgtcaaattgtaaatttcacactttataatataaatccattaaattataattcaacACCAATAATTACACTACAATctgataatagtaaaatcactggtattgatttaaaaaactcTACTGATTTCTCAAAACATACATATTCATTTACAATTCCAAAAGGGTGTGGTAGAAATGGATTTTTGATatcaattggtaatgatACAATTCATTCAGAATTTAATTACAATTTAccaattgttaataattgttcaattggaaataatcaaatgatTGAATGTGTTGGTCAATATCAagattttattgatttatataaaagtggtaaaattaagattattttttcaaattcaataattgttgataatgttGCAAATATATCAatcaaatttacaaattcattaatttcattccCATTGAAACCAGAGTATGGATCTAGTGAATTTAAACTTGAAGTTTGTAATGAATTCACAGTACCATTAAAAGTTGATATCTCACCAAGTGTTGACTATTTTCAAACAaatccaatttttaattcaacaGGTGgctcaattttaattattggtaAAAACTTTGTAaaagaaacaattgaaaattctCACCTTCATTGTGTTACCAATAATTTAGATTATAATTGtacatttataaatttctcAACAATTTCTTGCCAAATGAATATTAATGGCCCAAATGATCAATATTTGGAAGttgtatttaataataaacatgaAAATAtctcaattaaattttacccaccattagttttaaatactacaatttcaaaatcaactgGTTTAGTAATAATTACAGGAAAtgaattttataaacaaattgattatatttcaattggatattataattgttcaaatatttcatttataaattcatcaTGTATAACTTGTTTAGTTGAACAAcaaacaaatttaataattgataaattattatttgtaaatgtaATAATTAATGGTAAAAGTGGTGGAAAGGAATTAACAATATATAAtcatgatttattattttcaaataataataataataattataataataatagtattggtggtgaaaataataattctaaaatttcGAAAAATGTTCAAAAAGGTTTTATTGAAAAGAATGGTTGGGTAATAGCAATAATTGTAATAGGTGTAATTTTAGTTGTTGGATtagtattaaatattaaatttaaattgtataGTAAAACTTcaagaattttattaaaaaatagaataaagaaaaattttaaaaagaataaacctacaaagaaatcaaagaatggtaattcaataaatcaatcaaatgataatatattacattcatcaattgattcaatgtCATCACCTCCATTACCTCCACCACAATCAAGATTACAACCATCAATTTCACCAATCAATAgtattgatgattttgatagTAAATCAATATATGCTGATCAATTAgtttaa
- the prpf8 gene encoding Mov34/MPN/PAD-1 domain-containing protein has translation MDDTNSNINQSNESQHLEEKAKKWIQLNNKKYSEKRKFGAVEIRKEDMPPEHLRKIIKDHGDMSNRRFRDDKRVYLGALKYMPHAILKLLENIPMPWEQVKYVKVLYHLSGAITFVNEIPFVIEPIYIAQWATMWVTMRREKRDRTHFRRMKFPLFDDEEPPLDYSDNILDNEVEDPIQMELDENDDSEVIDWLYDSKPLVNTKFVNGSSYRKWRLNLPIMSTLFRLASPLLSDLTDSNYFYLFDDNSFFTSKALNMAIPGGPKFEPLFRDVDDDDEDWNEFNDINKVIIRNKIRTEYKIAFPYLYNSRPRKVKTPTYHTPNNCYIKNDSPDLPGFYFGAALNPIPSYKTSGNKNEQSEYGTEDDEFQLPEEIETILSKTEIEHDNLANGIQLYWAPRPFSLRSGTTRRAEDIPLVKSWYKEHCPSEHPVKVRVSYQKLLKCHVLNKLHHRKPKAQTKRNLFKSLKATKFFQSTEIDWVEAGLQVCRQGYNMLNLLIHRKNLNYLHLDYNFYLKPIKTLTTKERKKSRFGNAFHLCREILRLTKLVVDVHVKFRLGDADAFQLADAIQYLFSHLGLLTGMYKYKYRLMRQIRMCKDLKHLIYYRFNTGAVGKGPGCGFWAPMWRVWLFFLRGIVPLLERWLGNLLARQFEGRQTKGMAKTVTKQRVESHFDYELRAAVMHDILDMMPEGIKANKSRIILQHLSEAWRCWKSNIPWKVPGLPIPIENMILRYVKSKADWWTNIAHYNRERIKRGATIDKTASKKNLGRLTRLWLKAEQERQHNYLKDGPYVSAEEAVAIYTTTVHWLEKRRFSAIPFPQTSYKHDIKILTLALERLKEAYSVKSRLNQSQREELSLVEQAYDNPHDALARIKRHLLTQRTFKEVGIEFMDMYTHLVPIYDVDPFEKITDAYLDQYLWYEADKRQLFPNWVKPSDNEPPPVLIHKWCQGINNLDQVWETSQGECVVLLETQFSKVYEKMDLTLMNRLLRLIVDQNIADYMSGKNNVVINYKDMNHTNSYGLIRGLQFASFIFQYYGLVLDLLVLGLERASALAGPPNLPNSFLTFPSVQTETAHPIRLYSRYVDRIHVLYKFTADEARKLIQKYMSEHPDPNNENVVGYNNKKCWPRDCRMRLMKHDVNLGRAVFWQIKNRLPRSLTTIDWEDSFVSVYSKDNPNLLMNMAGFDIRILPKCRTPLDQLAPKDAVWSLQNVNTKERTAQAFLRVDTESQERFENRIRMILMASGSTTFTKIVNKWNTALIGLMTYYREAVVTTREMLDILVRCENKIQTRVKIGLNSKMPNRFPPVVFYTPKELGGLGMLSMGHVLIPQSDLKYSKQTDTGITHFTSGMSHDEDQLIPNLYRYIQPWEQEIKDSQRVWAEYAIKYEEAKSQNKNLTLEDLEDSWDRGIPRINTLFQKSRHTLAYDKGWRVRTDWKQYQVLKNNPFWWTNQRHDGKLWNLNNYRTDIIQALGGVEGILEHTLFKGTYFPTWEGLFWEKASGFEESMKYKKLTHAQRSGLNQIPNRRFTLWWSPTINRKNVYVGFQVQLDLTGIFMHGKIPTLKISLIQIFRAHLWQKIHESLVMDLCQVFDQELDNLEISVVNKEAIHPRKSYKMNSSCADILLRATHKWQVSRPSLLNDNRDTYDNTTTQYWLDVQLKWGDFDSHDIERYSRAKFLDYTTDSMSLYPSPTGCLIGLDLAYNIYSSFGNWFLGVKPLVQKAMAKILKSNPALYVLRERIRKGLQLYSSEPTEPYLSSQNFGELFSNKIMWFVDDSNVYRVTIHKTFEGNLTTKPINGAIFIFNPRTGQLFLKIIHTDVWLGQKRLGQLAKWKTAEEVAALIRSLPVEEQPKQIIATRKGMMDPLEVHLLDFPNIVIQGSELQLPFQACLKVEKFGDLILKATEPKMVLFNIYDDWLSTIHSYTAFLRLILILRALHVNLERTKIILKPNKNVITQPHHIWPTLTEQEWLTVEGSLKDLILADFGKRNNVNVASLTQSEIRDIILGMEISAPSQQREDQIAEIEKQKTEASHLTAVTVRSTNIHGEEIITTATSPHEQKVFSSKTDWRVRAISATNLHLRTNQIYVNSDNAKETGGFTYVFPKNILKKFITIADLRTQIMGYCYGISPPDNPSVKEIRCIVMPPQWGTPVHVTVPNQLPEHEYLKDLEPLGWIHTQPTELPQLSPQDVITHSKIMSDNKSWDGEKTVIISVSVAWPCTLTAYHLTPSGFEWGKNNKDSLNYQGYQPQFYEKVQMLLSDRFLGFYMVPDRGSWNYNFMGVKHSTNMTYGLKLDYPKNFYDESHRPAHFQNWTQMAPSANDDEENQPENENLFE, from the exons atggatgatactaatagtaatattaatcaaTCAAATGAATCACAACATTTAGAAGAAAAag caaaaaaatggattcaattaaataataaaaaatatagtgaaaaaagaaaatttggAGCTGTAGAGATTAGAAAAGAGGATATGCCTCCAGAGCATTTAAGAAAGATTATAAAAGATCATGGTGATATGTCAAATAGAAGGTTTAGAGATGATAAACGTGTTTATTTAGGAGCATTGAAATATATGCCACAtgcaattttaaaacttttagaGAATATACCAATGCCATGGGAACAAGTTAAATATGTTAAAGTATTATATCATTTATCAGGTGCAATCACATTTGTAAATGAAATACCATTCGTAATTGAACCAATCTATATTGCACAATGGGCAACTATGTGGGTTACAATGAGAAGAGAGAAAAGGGATCGTACCCATTTTCGTCGTATGAAATTCCCATTATTCGATGATGAAGAACCACCATTAGATTACTCTGATAACATTTTAGATAATGAAGTTGAAGATCCAATTCAAATGGAAttagatgaaaatgatgattctGAAGTAATAGATTGGTTATATGATTCAAAACCATTAGTTAATACAAAATTTGTAAATGGTTCAAGTTATag aaaatggagattaaatttaccaattatGTCAACATTATTTAGATTGgcatcaccattattaagTGATTTAACAGatagtaattatttttatttatttgatgataatagttttttcACATCAAAAGCATTGAATATGGCAATACCAGGTGGACCAAAGTTTGAACCATTATTTAgggatgttgatgatgatgatgaagattggAATGAATTCAATGATATCAATAAAGTGATTATTAGAAATAAGATTAGAACAGAATATAAAATTGCATTCCCATATCTATACAATAGTAGACCACGTAAAGTTAAAACACCAACTTATCATACTCCAAATAAttgttatattaaaaatgattcacCAGATTTACctggtttttattttggtgCTGCATTAAATCCAATTCCATCATATAAAACAAGtggtaataaaaatgaacaaTCTGAAT atggtacagaagatgatgaatttcAATTACCAgaagaaattgaaacaatattatcaaaaacaGAGATTGAACATGATAATTTAGCAAATGGTATACAATTATATTGGGCACCAAGACCATTTTCATTAAGATCAGGTACAACTAGAAGAGCAGAGGATATTCCATTAGTTAAATCATGGTATAAAGAACATTGTCCAAGTGAACATCCAGTTAAAGTTAGAGTTAGTTATCAAAAGTTATTGAAATGTCATGTATTGAATAAATTACATCATCGTAAACCAAAAGCACAAactaaaagaaatttatttaaatcattgaaAGCAACTAAATTCTTTCAATCTACAGAGATTGATTGGGTAGAGGCAGGTTTACAAGTTTGTCGTCAAGGTTACAATATGTTAAATCTATTAATTCATAgaaagaatttgaattatttacatttggaTTACAATTTCTATTTgaaaccaattaaaactcTAACAACAAAGGAGAGAAAGAAATCAAGATTTGGTAATGCATTCCATTTGTGTAGAGAGATATTACGTTTAACTAAATTGGTGGTTGATGTTCATGTGAAATTTAGATTAGGTGATGCAGATGCTTTTCAATTGGCAGATGCtattcaatatttatttagtCATTTGGGTCTATTGACTGGTATGTATAAATACAAGTATCGTTTAATGAGACAAATTCGTATGTGTAAAGATTTGAAACATTTAATCTACTATCGTTTCAATACTGGCGCTGTTGGTAAAGGTCCAGGTTGTGGTTTTTGGGCACCAATGTGGAGAGTTTGGTTATTCTTTTTACGTGGTATAGTACCTTTGTTGGAACGTTGGCTTGGAAATCTATTGGCAAGACAATTCGAAGGTAGACAAACCAAAGGTATGGCCAAAACAGTCACTAAACAACGTGTTGAATCTCATTTCGATTATGAATTACGTGCAGCAGTAATGCATGATATCCTCGATATGATGCCAGAAGGAATCAAAGCAAATAAATCACGTATTATCTTACAACATCTTTCAGAGGCTTGGAGATGTTGGAAATCAAATATCCCATGGAAAGTACCAGGtttaccaataccaatagaGAATATGATTCTACGTTATGTTAAATCAAAAGCAGATTGGTGGACAAATATAGCTCATTACAATCGTGAACGTATTAAACGTGGTGCTACCATCGATAAAACTGCAAGTAAAAAGAATTTGGGTCGTTTAACTAGACTTTGGTTAAAGGCAGAACAAGAACGTCAACATAATTATCTAAAGGATGGTCCATACGTATCGGCAGAGGAAGCTGTTGCCATTTATACCACCACTGTTCATTGGTTGGAGAAACGTAGATTCTCTGCGATTCCATTCCCTCAAACTTCATACAAACACGATATTAAAATTCTCACATTGGCATTGGAACGTCTTAAAGAGGCATACAGTGTTAAATCACGTTTAAATCAATCACAACGTGAGGAGTTATCATTGGTTGAACAAGCTTATGATAATCCTCATGATGCATTAGCTCGTATCAAAAGACATTTACTCACTCAACGTACCTTTAAAGAGGTTGGTATTGAATTTATGGATATGTACACTCATCTAGTACCAATCTATGATGTAGATCCATTTGAAAAGATCACCGATGCCTATTTGGATCAATATCTATGGTATGAAGCAGATAAACGTCAACTCTTTCCAAATTGGGTTAAACCATCCGATAATGAACCACCACCTGTACTCATTCATAAATGGTGTCAaggtattaataatttagatcAAGTTTGGGAGACTAGTCAAGGTGAATGTGTTGTTTTATTAGAGACTCAATTTAGTAAAGTTTATGAAAAGATGGATTTAACTTTGATGAATCGTTTGTTACGTTTAATTGTTGATCAAAATATTGCCGATTATATGTCTGGTAAGAATAATGTAGTAATCAACTATAAGGATATGAATCATACCAACTCTTATGGTTTAATTAGAGGTTTACAATTTGCATCATTTATTTTCCAATATTATGGTTTGGTATTGGATCTTTTAGTATTGGGTTTAGAACGTGCATCAGCACTTGCAGGACCACCAAACTTACCAAATTCATTCCTTACATTCCCATCAGTTCAAACTGAAACCGCCCATCCAATTCGTTTGTATAGTCGTTATGTTGATCGTATTCATGTACTCTATAAATTTACAGCGGATGAAGCaagaaaattaattcaaaagtATATGTCAGAACATCCAGATCCAAACAATGAAAATGTGGTTGGTTATAACAATAAGAAATGTTGGCCACGTGATTGTCGTATGCGTTTAATGAAACATGATGTTAACTTGGGTAGAGCAGTATTTTggcaaattaaaaatagattaccACGTTCATTGACAACCATTGATTGGGAGGATTCATTCGTATCGGTCTATAGTAAAGATAATCCAAATCTATTGATGAATATGGCAGGTTTCGATATTCGTATACTTCCAAAATGTCGTACACCCTTGGATCAATTGGCACCAAAGGATGCAGTTTGGAGTCTTCAAAATGTTAATACCAAAGAACGTACGGCTCAAGCATTCCTTAGGGTCGATACAGAATCACAAGAACGTTTTGAAAATCGTATTCGTATGATCCTCATGGCAAGTGGTTCAACAACATTCACAAAGATTGTAAATAAATGGAATACAGCATTGATTGGTTTAATGACTTATTATCGTGAGGCGGTGGTTACAACTCGTGAAATGTTGGATATTTTAGTGCgttgtgaaaataaaattcaaactCGTGTAAAGATTGGATTGAATAGTAAGATGCCAAATCGTTTCCCACCAGTGGTATTCTATACACCAAAGGAGTTGGGTGGTTTAGGTATGTTAAGTATGGGTCATGTATTGATTCCACAATCGGATTTGAAATATTCAAAACAAACCGATACTGGTATAACTCATTTCACAAGTGGTATGAGTCATGATGAAGATCAATTAATTCCAAATCTTTATCGTTACATTCAACCATGGGaacaagaaattaaagatagtCAACGTGTTTGGGCAGAATATGCAATCAAATATGAAGAGGCTAAATCACAAAATAAGAATCTTACATTGGAGGATCTTGAAGATAGTTGGGATCGTGGTATACCACGTATCAATACATTATTCCAAAAGAGTCGTCATACTTTAGCTTATGATAAAGGTTGGAGAGTAAGAACCGATTGGAAACAATATCAAGTCCTAAAGAATAATCCATTCTGGTGGACTAATCAACGTCATGATGGTAAACTTTGGAATCTTAATAATTATCGTACAGATATCATTCAAGCATTGGGTGGTGTTGAAGGTATTCTAGAGCATACTCTATTCAAAGGTACTTATTTCCCAACTTGGGAAGGTTTATTTTGGGAGAAAGCATCAGGTTTCGAAGAGTCtatgaaatataaaaaactTACACACGCTCAACGTTCAGGTCTTAATCAAATTCCAAATCGTCGTTTCACACTTTGGTGGTCTCCAACTATCAATCGTAAGAATGTTTATGTTGGTTTCCAAGTTCAATTGGATTTAACAGGTATTTTCATGCATGGTAAAATTCCAACACTAAAGATTTCATTGATTCAAATTTTCCGTGCACATCTTTGGCAAAAGATTCATGAATCATTAGTAATGGATTTATGTCAAGTTTTCGATCAAGAATTGGATAATCTAGAGATATCAGTAGTAAATAAAGAAGCAATTCATCCACGTAAATCTTATAAAATGAATTCATCATGTGCTGATATTCTTTTACGTGCAACTCATAAATGGCAAGTTAGTCGTCCATCATTGTTAAATGATAATCGTGATACCTATGATAATACCACCACTCAATATTGGTTGGATGTTCAATTGAAATGGGGTGATTTCGATTCTCATGATATCGAGAGATACAGTCGTGCCAAATTCTTGGATTATACAACCGATAGTATGTCATTGTATCCATCACCAACTGGTTGTTTGATTGGTTTAGATTTGGCTTACAATATCTACAGTTCCTTTGGTAATTGGTTCCTTGGTGTTAAACCTTTGGTTCAAAAAGCAATGgcaaaaattttgaaatccAATCCTGCACTCTATGTACTACGTGAACGTATTCGTAAAGGTTTACAATTATATTCATCCGAACCAACTGAACCTTACTTATCAAGTCAAAACTTTGGTGAATTATttagtaataaaattatgTGGTTCGTTGATGATTCCAATGTTTATCGTGTAACCATTCATAAAACTTTTGAAGGTAATTTAACAACTAAACCAATCAATGGTgcaattttcattttcaatccACGTACTGGTCAATTATTCCTCAAGATCATTCATACCGATGTTTGGTTAGGTCAAAAACGTTTAGGTCAATTAGCAAAATGGAAGACTGCCGAGGAGGTTGCTGCATTAATTCGTTCCTTACCAGTGGAAGAACAACCAAAACAAATCATTGCCACTCGTAAAGGTATGATGGATCCATTGGAGGTACATCTTTTAGATTTCCCAAATATCGTCATTCAAGGTAGTGAACTTCAATTACCATTCCAAGCTTGTTTGAAAGTAGAGAAGTTTGGTGATCTCATTTTGAAAGCAACCGAACCAAAGATGGTACTCTTCAATATCTATGATGATTGGTTATCAACAATTCATTCTTACACTGCTTTCCTTCGTTTGATTCTAATCTTACGTGCACTTCATGTCAATTTAGAACGTACTAAAATCATATtgaaaccaaataaaaatgttatcACTCAACCTCATCATATTTGGCCAACTCTAACAGAACAAGAATGGTTAACCGTTGAAGGTTCATTGAAAGATTTGATTTTAGCAGATTTTGGTAAAAGAAATAATGTAAACGTTGCTTCGCTCACTCAATCAGAGATTAGAGATATCATTTTGGGTATGGAAATTTCTGCACCATCACAACAACGTGAAGATCAAATCGCAGagattgaaaaacaaaaaacagaAGCATCTCATTTAACAGCCGTTACAGTTCGTTCAACCAATATTCATGGTGAAGAGATTATCACAACCGCTACATCACCACATGAACAAAAAGTATTCTCTTCAAAAACAGATTGGCGTGTACGTGCTATCAGTGCAACTAATCTTCATTTACGTACCAATCAAATCTATGTAAACTCTGATAACGCTAAAGAAACTGGTGGTTTCACTTATGTTTTCCCAAAGAATATCTTAAAGAAATTCATTACCATTGCCGATCTTCGTACTCAAATCATGGGTTATTGTTATGGTATCTCACCACCCGATAATCCATCAGTAAAAGAAATTCGTTGTATTGTAATGCCACCACAATGGGGTACACCAGTTCATGTAACCGTACCAAATCAATTACCAGAACATGAATATCTCAAAGATTTAGAACCATTGGGTTGGATTCACACTCAACCAACTGAATTACCACAACTATCACCACAAGATGTTATCACTCATTCAAAGATTATGTCTGACAATAAGAGTTGGGATGGTGAGAAAACTGTTATCATCTCTGTCTCTGTGGCTTGGCCTTGTACTCTAACTGCTTACCATTTGACTCCAAGTGGTTTTGAATGgggtaaaaataataaagattctCTCAATTATCAAGGTTATCAACCACAATTCTATGAGAAGGTTCAAATGTTATTATCCGATCGTTTCCTTGGTTTCTATATGGTACCTGATCGTGGTTCTTggaattataatttcatgGGTGTTAAACATTCCACAAATATGACCTATGGTTTGAAATTAGATTATCCTAAAAACTTTTATGATGAATCTCATAGACCTGCTCATTTCCAAAATTGGACTCAAATGGCTCCTTCAgcaaatgatgatgaagaaaatcaacctgaaaatgaaaatttatttgaataa